AGAAGCAAGAAAAGTTAAGCGGCGGGAGGCGCCCCCTTGCAGGAGAAGTCTTGATGCGTATCGCCCAGGTCGCGCCGCTGCACGAGGCGGTTCCCCCGAAGCTCTACGGCGGGACGGAGCGGATCGTCTCCTTCCTGACGGAGGCGCTGGTGGAGCGCGGACACGAGGTGACCCTCTTCGCCACCGGGGACGCGGTGACGAAGGCCAACCTCGTCCCGATCCGCGAGAAGGCCCTGCGCCTGGACCCCACCGTGCGGGACGCCTGCGCCCCCCACATGCTGATGCTGGAGACGGTGGCCCGCCGGGCGGCGGAGTTCGACGTCATCCACTTCCACCTGGACTACCTGCCCTTCTCCCTCTTCAGCCGGCAGTCCGTGCCCTGGGTCACCACCCTGCACGGCCGCCTGGACCTGCCGGAACTGGAGCCGGTCTTCGACGCCTTCCCCGAGGCGCGGGTGGTCTCCATCTCCGACTCCCAGCGCCGCCCCCTGCCCCGCGCCAACTGGGCCGCCACCATCCAGCACGGGCTGCCGAAGGACCTTCTCACGCCCCAGGGGGACGGCTCGGACGGCTACTTGGCCTTCCTCGGACGCATCTGCCCGGAGAAGCGGCCGGACCGCGCCATCAAGATCGCCGGCCTCTCCGGCGTGCCGCTGAAGATGGCCGCGAAGGTGGACAGGGTGGATGCCGAGTACTTCGCGAAGGAGATCGAACCCCTGCTCGGCGGCGCCGACGTCGATTTCGTCGGCGAGATCTGCGACCTGCGGAAGCCCGGCTTCCTCTCCGGCGCCCGCGCCCTGCTGCTTCCGATCGACTGGCCGGAGCCCTTCGGCCTGGTGATGATCGAGGCGATGGCCTGCGGCACCCCCGTGATCGCCTACCCCGCCGGCTCCGTGCCGGAGGTGGTGGAGGACGGGCTGACCGGCTTCATCGTCCGCGACGAGAGGGAGGCCGCGGCCGCCGTCGCCCGGCTGGGCGAGCTGGACCGGGCGAAGATCCGCGCGCGCTTCGAGGAGCGCTTCACCGCCGACCGCATGGCGGCCGACTACGAGGCCCTGTTCGAGCGGATGCGGACGGAGACCCGCCCGCGCATCCGGCTCGCGGCGGGGGACTGAACCCGGCCTACCCGGCCCCGCCGGCCTGCTGCGACCGCAGCCAGGCCTCGGCCAGGAGGAAATCGGCCTCGGTGTCGATGTCGATGTCCTCCGGGAAGTCCGTGACGATGAAGTAGGGGTTGCTGCCCACCCGCCGCCCCTCCGTCTCCATCAGCCCGCGCGGGAACAGGTAGCAGGCGCTGGTCTCTGCGTGGACGGGCTCCAGGTCCTGGGTCCGCTTCACATGGGTCAGCTCGTAGTTCAGCGGCCGGCCCCGGTACCAACAGAAGGTCTGGATCGGCCGCACAGTCAGGGCCGAATCATGGGTCCCCCGCCGCACCGCCTCGATCGCGCCGGCAAAGGTGGCCGGCCGGATGAAGGGCGAGGTCACGTGGGCCAGCAGGTAGAAGTCGCTCCTCACCGCCGCCAGGAAGGCCCGGTAGATCTCCACGCCGAGAGTGCTGTCGCCATCCAGCTCCGCCGGGCGGAGGATGAACTCGACACCGTCCGGCAGGTGGTCCCGTACCGCCTCGTCCGAGCAGTAGACGCACACCCGGTCCAGCCCGGGCGTTACGAGGAGCGTCTCCAGCAGGTAGCGGGAGAGCGACTTGCCGCCGAGCGGGCGGATGCTCTTCCGCGCGACCCGCGTGCTGTTCAGGCGGATAGGCACGAAGGCGGTGATGCCGGGCACGATGCTCTCCTCAGCTCGCCACGCCCAGGGCCGGGTTTCCGGGGGGCAGGCTTCCGGCCAGGGCGCGCTGCATCGCCTCCTCCAGGCCCCAGGGCGCGAGGCGGAAGCAGCGGCGCGCCACCAGCTCGGGATCCCCGGGCTCCTCCACCGCCCGCTGGTCCACGGAGAAGGCGGCCCCCTCGTCGAGGCAGGAGCGGTCCCGGACCATGCTGGCCACGTGGTAGACGATGGTCGGGCGCCGGAGCAGCCAGCAGGGGATCACGGCACCCGTGCCCTGGGTGACGAAGGCCAGGTCGCATCCCGCCGTGAGGGCGACCTTGGCCTGCGCCGAACGGCCGTAGAACCGGTGCTGGCGCGCGATCCGGACCGGTAGTCCTTCCAGGATCCGGGCGACGATGCCCTCGATCCGCTCGATGACCTCGAGATCCTTTGCGGCGGGCCTGTCGGGGACGGTCCACCCGTCCCAGGCCACCTCCAGGTCGCGCCCGTCCCGGGCGCAGGCCTCGCCGAGCCGGGTGAGGACGTACCGGAACGCCTCCTCCTGGTTCAGGACGCGCTGGCGCTCCGCGTCGATCGAGATCATCACGCGGAAGCGCCGCTCCGGCAGCGCCTCCTCTCCCATCTCCTCTCCGGGCGCGATGGCCTCGAAGCGGCGGCGAAGCCAGAGCGGGTTGGCGTGCGTGCTGAAACGATAGACCCGGTGCGCGTCCCACCCCTCCGCCAGGATGCGGTCGAGCAGCGCTGCGCTCTCCACGCTCACCCGCTCCAGCGGCGCCAAGGCGGGAATAATCGTGAAGGGGTCCATGGCGCACCAGTCCGGCACCTGCACCAGCAGCCCGCCCCGGCCGGCGAAGCCGATCAGGTCGGCCTCGTGCCGGTCCAGGAAGGCGAGGCTCTGCTTGATAA
This genomic window from Pararoseomonas sp. SCSIO 73927 contains:
- a CDS encoding glycosyltransferase family 4 protein, whose protein sequence is MRIAQVAPLHEAVPPKLYGGTERIVSFLTEALVERGHEVTLFATGDAVTKANLVPIREKALRLDPTVRDACAPHMLMLETVARRAAEFDVIHFHLDYLPFSLFSRQSVPWVTTLHGRLDLPELEPVFDAFPEARVVSISDSQRRPLPRANWAATIQHGLPKDLLTPQGDGSDGYLAFLGRICPEKRPDRAIKIAGLSGVPLKMAAKVDRVDAEYFAKEIEPLLGGADVDFVGEICDLRKPGFLSGARALLLPIDWPEPFGLVMIEAMACGTPVIAYPAGSVPEVVEDGLTGFIVRDEREAAAAVARLGELDRAKIRARFEERFTADRMAADYEALFERMRTETRPRIRLAAGD
- a CDS encoding cytidylyltransferase domain-containing protein, whose amino-acid sequence is MPGITAFVPIRLNSTRVARKSIRPLGGKSLSRYLLETLLVTPGLDRVCVYCSDEAVRDHLPDGVEFILRPAELDGDSTLGVEIYRAFLAAVRSDFYLLAHVTSPFIRPATFAGAIEAVRRGTHDSALTVRPIQTFCWYRGRPLNYELTHVKRTQDLEPVHAETSACYLFPRGLMETEGRRVGSNPYFIVTDFPEDIDIDTEADFLLAEAWLRSQQAGGAG